In Tenrec ecaudatus isolate mTenEca1 chromosome 4, mTenEca1.hap1, whole genome shotgun sequence, a single window of DNA contains:
- the APOA1 gene encoding apolipoprotein A-I, giving the protein MKAVVLALAVLFLTGSQARHFWQQDEPQTSWDQVKDMVNIYLDTVKDSGRDYVSQLEASALGKQLNLKLLDNLDSLSSSVGKLQEQLSPVSQQLWDTLEKDTAQLQQRMNHDLSEVKKKVQPYLDEFQKKWQEEVDLYLHKVAPVHQKLLELHKQLVPLGEEVRDRLRTHVDSLRSKLGPYSQELRQRLASQLEELKSSSLAEYPAKAQEHLRAISSQAKPALEDFGKSLQPTFDNFKHTLQTLFDEVTKKLEAQ; this is encoded by the exons ATGAAAGCCGTGGTGCTGGCGTTGGCTGTGCTCTTCCTGACAG GGAGCCAGGCTCGGCATTTCTGGCAGCAAGATGAACCCCAGACGTCGTGGGACCAAGTGAAGGATATGGTCAATATCTACCTGGACACGGTCAAAGATAGTGGCAGAGACTATGTGAGCCAGCTGGAAGCCTCCGCCCTGGGAAAACAGCTCAA ccTGAAACTCCTGGACAACTTGGATAGCTTGAGCAGTAGCGTCGGCAAACTCCAAGAACAGCTGAGCCCTGTGTCCCAGCAACTCTGGGacaccctggaaaaggacaccgccCAGCTGCAGCAGAGGATGAACCATGACCTGAGTGAGGTGAAGAAGAAGGTGCAGCCCTACCTGGATGAATTCCAGAAGAAGTGGCAGGAGGAGGTAGACCTGTACCTGCATAAGGTGGCACCCGTGCACCAGAAGCTGCTGGAGCTTCACAAGCAGCTGGTGCCCTTGGGCGAGGAAGTGCGCGACCGCTTGCGCACCCACGTGGACTCGCTGCGCTCGAAGCTGGGCCCCTACAGCCAGGAACTGCGCCAGCGGCTGGCCAGCCAGCTCGAGGAACTCAAGAGCAGCAGCCTGGCCGAGTACCCCGCCAAGGCCCAAGAGCACCTGAGAGCCATCAGCAGCCAGGCCAAGCCCGCGCTGGAGGACTTCGGCAAGAGCCTCCAGCCCACATTCGACAACTTCAAGCACACCCTCCAGACCCTATTTGATGAGGTCACCAAGAAGCTGGAAGCCCAGTGA